In Halobaculum sp. XH14, a single genomic region encodes these proteins:
- a CDS encoding mechanosensitive ion channel family protein, producing MTGQSGSGGTNGTATSTPFPSGNETAVDVPPLPPELTDPIHATFPTLQAQLAGTFIAALVLLFLGELIRSAGGSLKERFNDTAVEAAQAGTMAVFTAFVGVFFVVVWRGSTVIQYAFGTLRLREGDVARAMFTVVILAGAYTFTRITKRAVKRAGKRRGTISRHQRQIGHHIAQVSIYSVALMLVLGLWGVNVGGLLVGAGFAGIVLGLAARQTLGAVLAGFVVLFSRPFELGDWVRIGDQEGVVTDINIVNTQLRTFDDEFLMVPNDTVTSEEILNRSRKGRLRINVDVGVDYETDIETAIDLAEGAMAEQDLVLDQPTPHVVLPEFDDSAVVLRLRFHIDNPSARKMWRARTNVIAAVKSAFAEGGVVIPFPQRELSARGADSRFDVPAAPGRDGASNGADAAETNGSPEEGERSDGSGKAVSDDQATGSDDAE from the coding sequence GTGACTGGTCAGAGCGGAAGCGGGGGGACGAACGGAACCGCGACGTCGACACCGTTCCCGTCCGGTAACGAGACGGCGGTGGACGTTCCGCCGCTCCCCCCGGAGCTGACCGACCCGATCCACGCGACGTTTCCGACCCTCCAGGCGCAACTGGCAGGGACGTTCATCGCGGCGCTCGTCCTGCTGTTCCTGGGTGAGCTCATCAGGTCCGCCGGCGGTTCCCTGAAGGAGCGGTTCAACGACACCGCCGTGGAGGCCGCACAGGCGGGAACGATGGCCGTCTTCACCGCGTTCGTCGGCGTGTTCTTCGTCGTCGTCTGGCGCGGGTCGACGGTCATCCAGTACGCGTTCGGCACGCTCCGCCTCCGGGAGGGAGACGTCGCCCGCGCGATGTTCACGGTCGTCATCCTGGCCGGGGCGTACACGTTCACACGGATCACCAAGCGGGCGGTCAAGCGCGCCGGGAAGCGCCGCGGTACGATCTCCCGACACCAGCGACAGATCGGCCACCACATCGCCCAGGTCAGCATCTACTCGGTCGCGCTGATGCTCGTGCTCGGGCTCTGGGGCGTCAACGTCGGCGGCCTCCTCGTCGGGGCAGGGTTCGCCGGCATCGTCCTCGGGCTCGCGGCGCGACAGACGCTGGGCGCGGTACTCGCCGGCTTCGTCGTGCTGTTCTCCCGTCCGTTCGAACTCGGCGACTGGGTCCGGATCGGCGACCAGGAGGGCGTCGTCACCGACATCAACATCGTCAACACGCAGCTCCGCACGTTCGACGACGAGTTCCTGATGGTCCCGAACGACACGGTGACCAGCGAGGAGATCCTCAACCGATCCAGGAAGGGTCGGCTCCGGATCAACGTCGACGTCGGCGTCGACTACGAAACGGACATCGAGACGGCGATCGACCTGGCCGAGGGCGCGATGGCCGAGCAGGACCTCGTACTCGACCAGCCGACCCCGCACGTCGTGCTCCCCGAGTTCGACGACTCGGCGGTCGTGTTGCGGCTCCGCTTCCACATCGACAACCCGAGCGCCCGGAAGATGTGGCGTGCGCGCACGAACGTCATCGCGGCCGTCAAGTCGGCGTTCGCCGAGGGCGGCGTCGTCATCCCGTTCCCGCAGCGCGAACTGTCGGCCCGCGGCGCGGACTCGCGGTTCGACGTGCCTGCGGCGCCGGGACGCGACGGTGCCTCGAACGGCGCCGACGCGGCCGAGACGAACGGGTCGCCCGAGGAGGGGGAACGGAGTGACGGGAGCGGTAAGGCGGTGAGCGACGACCAGGCGACGGGGAGCGACGATGCCGAGTGA
- a CDS encoding 16S ribosomal RNA methyltransferase A: protein MTEFESESTFRDPDRLRRRAGVRGNPDRDQHFLVDDRVLDRVPSHLPDGTDRSHLLEIGGGTGALTDRLLAAGDRVTVVERDPDLAAFLREEFAEAVAQDRLAVLEGDALSLDLPEFSACVSNLPYGVSSEITFRLLPEGRPLVLMFQLEFAERMVAEAGTAEYGRLSVSARHYADVELVETVPREAFDPQPRVESAVVRCTPRAPGYEVADEAFFLRFVKALFTQRRKTVRNAIRNTAHISGLEDPDAVVDAVAEETLSSRPGDLPPETFAALAGTATEESAVGDGQ, encoded by the coding sequence ATGACCGAGTTCGAGTCCGAGTCCACGTTTCGGGACCCGGACCGTCTCCGCCGGCGCGCGGGGGTCAGGGGGAACCCGGACCGGGACCAGCACTTCCTCGTCGACGACAGGGTTCTCGACAGGGTTCCGAGCCATCTCCCGGACGGAACTGACCGCTCGCACCTGCTCGAGATCGGCGGCGGAACGGGCGCGCTCACCGACAGGTTGCTCGCCGCCGGGGACCGGGTGACCGTCGTCGAGCGGGACCCCGACCTCGCCGCGTTCCTCCGCGAGGAGTTCGCCGAGGCCGTCGCCCAGGACCGACTGGCGGTTCTGGAGGGCGACGCGCTCTCGCTCGACCTCCCGGAGTTCTCCGCCTGCGTCTCCAACCTCCCGTACGGCGTCTCCTCCGAGATCACGTTCCGACTGCTCCCCGAGGGCCGCCCGCTCGTATTGATGTTCCAGCTCGAGTTCGCCGAGCGGATGGTCGCCGAGGCCGGCACCGCCGAGTACGGCAGGCTCTCCGTGAGTGCTCGACACTACGCCGACGTCGAACTCGTCGAGACCGTCCCGCGCGAGGCGTTCGACCCGCAACCCCGCGTGGAGAGCGCCGTCGTGCGATGCACCCCACGGGCGCCCGGCTACGAGGTCGCGGACGAGGCGTTCTTCCTCCGTTTCGTCAAGGCGCTGTTCACCCAGCGGCGGAAGACGGTTCGCAACGCCATCCGGAACACGGCCCACATCTCTGGACTCGAGGACCCCGACGCCGTCGTCGACGCGGTCGCGGAGGAGACGCTCTCGAGCCGACCGGGCGACCTCCCGCCCGAAACGTTCGCCGCGCTCGCGGGCACGGCGACCGAGGAAAGCGCCGTCGGTGATGGACAGTGA
- a CDS encoding DUF655 domain-containing protein has translation MTDEESSPGDPSADADESDVPASEAESPADPAEQTGEAVVLDHLPNGDPDDNRPPHQKPALAYALGERDFRLFEFRLADEADVSIGDRLAVHPEPDPAVVDRIREVEFDDLTRNAQGELEYAVEELIERNERRFVDFYNDAGPITLRLHQLNLLPGIGKKLRNNILDERKRGPFESFEELSERVSGLHHPREVLVERIMEELRDEDLKYKTFVGRSEED, from the coding sequence ATGACCGACGAGGAGTCGTCACCAGGGGATCCCTCGGCCGACGCGGACGAGTCCGACGTGCCGGCGTCCGAGGCGGAGTCGCCCGCCGACCCGGCCGAACAGACCGGGGAGGCGGTCGTGCTCGATCACCTGCCGAACGGGGACCCCGACGACAACCGACCACCCCACCAGAAGCCCGCGCTCGCGTACGCGCTCGGCGAGCGTGACTTCCGCCTGTTCGAGTTCCGGCTCGCCGACGAGGCGGACGTGTCGATCGGCGACAGGCTCGCGGTCCACCCGGAACCCGACCCGGCAGTCGTGGACCGCATTCGGGAGGTGGAGTTCGACGATCTCACGCGGAACGCACAGGGCGAACTGGAGTACGCCGTCGAGGAGCTCATCGAGCGCAACGAGCGGCGGTTCGTCGACTTCTACAACGACGCCGGGCCGATCACCCTCCGGCTCCACCAGCTGAACCTCCTTCCCGGGATCGGCAAGAAGCTCAGGAACAACATCCTCGACGAGCGCAAGCGCGGTCCGTTCGAGTCGTTCGAGGAGCTTTCCGAGCGCGTCTCCGGGCTCCACCACCCGCGCGAGGTGCTCGTCGAGCGCATCATGGAGGAGCTGCGCGACGAGGACCTCAAGTACAAGACGTTCGTCGGCCGGAGCGAGGAGGACTGA
- a CDS encoding RNA polymerase Rpb4 family protein, translating to MTIFKEKLDEEYLTVSEAKELLADVEAERATEEDRELRYELARAIEHVNRFAVLDAEESLELVEDLQELEKVNEATAYKIADLLPRDRTELRAVYAQERYALSGEELDEILNVVARYA from the coding sequence ATGACGATATTCAAAGAAAAGCTCGACGAGGAGTACCTCACCGTCTCCGAGGCGAAAGAGCTGCTCGCGGACGTCGAGGCCGAGCGCGCGACCGAGGAGGACCGCGAACTCCGCTACGAGCTTGCGCGGGCCATCGAGCACGTCAACCGGTTCGCCGTCCTCGACGCCGAGGAGTCGCTCGAACTCGTCGAGGACCTGCAGGAGCTGGAGAAGGTGAACGAGGCGACCGCTTACAAGATCGCCGACCTGCTGCCGCGCGACCGCACGGAGCTGCGGGCCGTGTACGCCCAGGAGCGGTACGCTCTTTCGGGCGAGGAACTCGACGAGATCCTCAACGTCGTCGCCCGGTACGCCTGA
- a CDS encoding 50S ribosomal protein L21e: MPSSNGPLHGTRGKLSNDPRDRGTSPPQRAIADFDEGQTVHLALDPSVPDGRFHPRFNGRTGTVVGEQGSAYKVEITDGSVVKTLIAKPAHLRAQQND; the protein is encoded by the coding sequence ATGCCGAGCTCCAACGGACCTCTTCACGGCACGCGTGGCAAGCTCTCGAACGACCCCCGGGACCGGGGAACGTCGCCACCCCAGCGAGCGATCGCGGACTTCGACGAGGGCCAGACCGTCCACCTCGCGCTCGACCCGTCGGTGCCCGACGGCAGGTTCCACCCGCGCTTCAACGGCCGCACCGGAACCGTCGTGGGCGAACAGGGCAGCGCGTACAAGGTCGAGATCACCGACGGCAGCGTCGTCAAGACGCTGATCGCCAAGCCCGCACACCTCCGCGCCCAGCAGAACGACTGA
- a CDS encoding amidohydrolase family protein, translated as MTGPETFEGTVLVGREFDPVEGRVVVEDGTVTAVEAAATGSSDVILPAFVNAHTHIGDSIAKEAGGGLSLDELVAPPDGLKHRLLRDASHDETVEAMRRSLQFMAETGTAAHVEFREGDVDGVEAIGEAVADVPIESVVLGRGSIDAMEHPSSDGYGASGARDGDFDAARNATRRAGKLFAIHAGERDPDDINAAMDLDPDVLVHMVHPDPVHLDRLSDAEVPVVVCPRSNLVTGVGVAPLRELLDRTTVALGTDNVMLNSPSMFREMEFAAKLTDATAVEVLRMATVNGAEIADLDCGLIEEGRPGPVVVLDGDSDNLTGVRDPVRAVVRRAGASDVKRIVR; from the coding sequence GTGACTGGGCCCGAAACGTTCGAGGGAACCGTGCTCGTCGGTCGGGAGTTCGACCCCGTCGAGGGTCGGGTGGTCGTCGAGGACGGGACGGTCACTGCCGTCGAGGCGGCCGCGACCGGGTCGAGCGACGTCATCCTCCCCGCCTTCGTCAACGCCCACACCCACATCGGCGACTCGATCGCCAAGGAGGCCGGCGGCGGCCTCTCGCTCGACGAACTGGTCGCGCCGCCGGACGGGCTCAAACACCGGTTGCTTCGGGACGCGAGTCACGATGAGACCGTCGAGGCGATGCGTCGGAGCCTGCAGTTCATGGCCGAGACCGGGACGGCCGCACACGTCGAGTTCCGCGAGGGCGACGTGGACGGCGTCGAAGCCATCGGGGAGGCCGTGGCGGACGTCCCCATCGAGAGCGTGGTGCTGGGTCGGGGATCCATCGACGCCATGGAACACCCGAGCTCGGACGGCTACGGCGCGAGCGGGGCACGCGACGGCGACTTCGACGCCGCCCGGAACGCGACCAGACGGGCCGGGAAGCTGTTCGCCATCCACGCCGGCGAGCGCGACCCCGACGACATCAACGCCGCGATGGACCTCGACCCCGACGTCCTCGTCCACATGGTCCATCCGGACCCGGTTCACCTCGACAGGCTCTCGGATGCGGAGGTTCCGGTCGTCGTCTGTCCGCGGTCGAACCTGGTGACCGGAGTCGGGGTCGCGCCGCTCCGCGAACTGCTCGACCGGACGACGGTCGCGCTCGGCACGGACAACGTGATGTTGAACTCGCCGTCGATGTTCCGCGAGATGGAGTTCGCCGCGAAGCTCACCGATGCGACCGCCGTCGAGGTGCTCCGGATGGCGACGGTGAACGGCGCGGAGATCGCCGACCTCGACTGCGGCCTCATCGAGGAAGGCCGCCCGGGGCCGGTCGTCGTCCTCGACGGCGACTCGGACAACCTGACGGGCGTCCGTGACCCCGTCAGGGCGGTCGTCCGGCGGGCCGGCGCGTCCGACGTGAAGCGGATCGTCCGCTGA